GTAGGCACTATGCAATTCACTCCAGACAGCGCGTGGAAAATTACCGGTTTCACGCGCGAAATCAGCCCGGCCTATCGCCAGAAACTGCTCTCTTTAGGAATGCTTCCCGGCTCCTCTTTTAACGTTGTTCGCGTTGCCCCGCTGGGCGATCCGATCCATATCGAAACCCGACGTGTGAATCTGGTTCTGCGTAAGAAAGATCTCGCATTAATAGAAGTTGAAGCTCTGTCTCAATAAAACGCCAGCTTTCGTAGCGAGTCTAAAAGAATGAAAAAATTAACCATTGGCTTAATTGGCAATCCCAATTCCGGCAAGACCACCTTATTTAATCAGCTTACCGGCGCACGTCAGCGCGTCGGTAACTGGGCGGGCGTCACGGTCGAGCGTAAAGAGGGTTTGTTCACCACTACCGACAACCAGGTTACGCTCGTCGATCTGCCCGGCACCTACTCGTTAACCACTATTTCCTCCCAGACCTCGCTGGATGAGCAGATCGCCTGCCACTATATTCTGAGCGGCGACGCCGACCTGCTGATCAACGTGGTGGATGCCTCGAACCTCGAGCGCAATCTCTACCTGACGCTGCAGCTTCTCGAGCTGGGCATCCCCTGCGTGGTGGCGTTGAATATGCTCGATATTGCCGAGAAGCAGCAGATCCGCATCGACGTCGACGCCCTCTCTGCTCGCCTGGGTTGCCCGGTGGTGCCGCTGGTTTCTACACGCGCCCGCGGTATCGACGCCCTGAAGCTCGCCATTGACCGACACAGCCGTAACGCCGACGTGGAGCTGGTGCACTACCCCCAGCCGCTGCTGCGTGAAGCCGGGATCCTCGCTCAGGAAATGGCGCACAGCATGCCGTTAAAACAGCGCAACTGGCTCGGCCTGCAGATGCTGGAAGGCGATATCTACAGCCGCGCCTACGCCGGTGATGCCGCGCAACAGCTTGATGCGTCCCTGGCGCGCCTGAACGACGAACTGGACGATCCTGCCCTGCACATCGCCGATGCCCGCTATCAAAGCATCAATGCCATTTGCGACGTGGTCAGCAACGCCCTCACCGCCGAGCCAAGCCGCTTTACCCGGGCGATGGACAGGGTGATCCTCAACCGTTTCCTCGGCCTGCCGGTGTTTCTGCTGGTGATGTACGTGATGTTCCTGCTGGCCATCAACATTGGCGGCGCGCTGCAGCCGCTGTTTGACGTCGGCTCCGTGGCGATCTTCATTCACGGCATTCAGTGGCTGGGCTATACGCTGCACCTGCCGGAATGGCTGACCATTTTCCTCGCCCAGGGGCTGGGCGGCGGGATCAACACCGTCCTGCCGCTGGTGCCGCAGATCGGCATGATGTATCTGTTCCTCTCCTTCCTGGAGGACTCCGGTTACATGGCCCGCGCGGCCTTCGTGATGGATCGCCTGATGCAGGCTCTCGGCCTGCCGGGTAAATCCTTCGTGCCGCTGATCGTGGGCTTCGGCTGCAACGTGCCGTCGGTGATGGGCGCCCGCACGCTGGATGCGCCGCGCGAACGCCTGATGACCATCATGATGGCGCCATTTATGTCCTGCGGCGCGCGGCTGGCGATTTTTGCGGTCTTTGCCGCCGCCTTCTTCGGTCAGGAGGGGGCGCTGGCGGTCTTCTCGCTCTACGTGCTGGGCATCGTCATGGCGATCCTCACCGGCCTGATGCTCAAACACACCATCATGCGCGGGGAAGCCACGCCGTTCGTGATGGAGCTGCCGGTCTACCACGTTCCGCACCTGAAAAGCCTGCTGATCCAGACCTGGCAGCGCCTGAAAGGCTTTGTCCTGCGGGCGGGTAAAGTGATTGTGGTGGTGAGTATTTTCCTGAGCGCGCTGAACAGCTTTACCCTCAGCGGCCAGGCGGCGGATAACATTAACGACTCCGCGCTGGCCTCCGTCAGCCGCGTCATCACCCCGCTGTTCAAGCCGATTGGCGTGCACGAAGACAACTGGCAGGCCACCGTCGGGCTGTTCACCGGCGCGATGGCAAAAGAGGTGGTGGTCGGTACCCTGAACACCCTCTATACCGCTGAAAATATTCAGGAAGCGGAGTTTAACCCGGCCGATTTCCACCTCGGCGACGAACTGTTCAGCGCCGTGGATGAAACCTGGCAGAGCCTGAAAGAGACCTTCAGCCTGAGCGTGCTGGCGAACCCGATTGAAGCCAGCAAAGGCGACGGCGAGATGGCGACCGGCGCCATGGGCGTGATGAGCGAGAAATTCGGCAGCGCTTCGGCGGCCTACAGCTACCTGATCTTCGTTCTGCTCTACATTCCGTGCATCTCGGTGATGGGCGCCATCGCCCGCGAATCCAGCCGCGGCTGGATGGGCTTCTCCGTGCTGTGGGGGCTGAATATCGCCTACTCGCTGGCAACGGTCTACTACCAGACGGTCAATTTCAACCAGCATCCGCAGTACAGCCTGGCGTGTATCCTGGCGGTGGTGCTGTTTAACGTGCTGGTGATTGGCCTGTTGCGCCGGGCTCGCAGCCGCGTGGACGTCAATCTGCTGGTGAAAGGCAGGACCGCGGCGGCCTGCTGCGAAAGTCCGGCCAGCGACTGTCATTAGGAGGCGGCATGGCATCGTTAATTGAAGTGCGTGATTTGCTGGCGTTGCAGGGACGAATGGAGGCCACCCAGCTCAGCCAGATCCTGCATACTCCGCAGGCGATGATCGAGGCCATGCTGCAACGACTTGAGGCGATGGGCAAAGCGAAGCGCATTCAGGAGGATGCCGACGGCTGCTTAACCGGCAGCTGTAAAAGCTGCCCTGAAGGAAAAGCCTGCCTCAGGGAGTGGTGGGCGCTGCGTTAATCGTAATAAAGCCGGGCAGGGCTGCCCGGCTTCATCTGTTTATTTGTAGACTTCTGCGGTCGCGCGGATGTCTTTCTGATCTTTGTTGGCGCTGGTGACGACATAGTACTTACCGCCCAGCTCATCTGCTTTCTGTGAAAGCTCTTTTCTGGCATCCATTGGCGCAGTGGTGTCAGACGTAGAGACAGTACCAACCTTCGTCAAATTCATCTCTTTCACTTTATCTTTCTGGATCTCTTCTGCCGCCATCACGCCAAAAGAGAGTGATCCAATAACCAGAGAAGCAACAATACCTGTGACAAGTTTCATAGTTATGACTCCCAAAGAAGGATTGTAATTTTGATTATCGAAAGCGGGGCAACCGCAACGATATAGTGAGTATTGTTGCGGTACGTCACTTTTTCCAGGTGGAAAAGAAAATAATCAGTTTAAACGCTGACTTAGGGCCATCAACGCCGCGCAAAATTCAGCGGGGTGAGAGATAAAGGGCGCATGCGCCGCTTTGGCCAGGATCAGGGCTTCGCTCTGCGGCCACTGCGCATCCAGCAGCGGCACGATTTTGCGCGGTACCAGCCCGTCAAGATAACCATAAATACGCAGATGCGGCAGCGACAATGCCGCCAGCGGCTCCCGCAGATCGGCCGTTTTCAGGATCTCCAGCCCGCCGTTGAGTACGTTCACCTCAGGCATCGGCAGGGCGAGGACCGTGCTTTTCAGCAGACGCGCATCCTGCCGCGCGCTTTCGGTCCCCATGGTTTGCAGCGCAAGAAACCGCTCCACCGTGCGCTGAAAATCGTCGCTCAGCTGCTGCTGAAAACCGGCTAATACCTCAGGCTTAATGCCTGGCCACCCGTCGCGGGCGCTAAAACAGGGGGATGACGCTACCGTCACCAGCGCCTGGACGCGTTCCGGGTGGTCAAGGGCGATCTGGCTCGCCACCAGCCCGCCGAGGCTCCAGCCCAACCAGATCGCCTTATCCGGCGCCTGGGCCAATACCTGCTCCGCCATCTCCTCAAGCGACATCGCCCCAAAATCGCGGCTGCGGCCAAAGCCCGGCAGGTCCACCAGGTGCAGCGTAAATTGCGAGGCCAGTTCCTCACTGACGCAACGCCAGACTTCAGCATTCAGTCCCCATCCGTGCAGCAGCACAAGATGACAATTTCCTGTCCCAACGGTCTGCCACCAAAGCGTGTTCATCGATTACTGTTCTCTTTTTTCACAAGGAGGATGTCTATGCTAACAGTGCCCGGCTTGTGCTGGCTATGCCGGATGCCGCTTGCGCTCGGCCACTGGGGAGTCTGTTCCCTGTGCGAAAGAGGGATTGCGGCCCGGACGTGCTGTTGCCCCCAGTGCGGCTTACCGGCCTTCAACCCTCACCTGCCCTGCGGACGCTGCCTGCGCAAGCCGCCGCCGTGGCAGGCCCTGGTGGCGGTGTGTGGCTATACACCGCCGGTGAGCCCGCTGGTGCATCAGTTCAAATTTTCCCGCCGCACCCAGCTGGCACAGCCGCTGGCTAGACTGTTACTGCTGGCGCTGTTGCTTGCCAGACGCAGCCGGGCTTTGCCGCGTGTCGATATGATGGTCTGCGTGCCGCTCTGGTCCCGGCGCCACTGGCGGCGCGGGTTTAACCAGAGCGATCTGCTCTGTCGTCCGCTGGCCCGCTGGCTGAACTGCCGCTATGTTCCCGATGCCATTCGCCGTATCCGCGCCACTCCGGCGCAGCATCAGCTCAGCGCGAGATTACGTAAACGCAACCTGCAGCACGCTTTTGCGCTTGAATTACCGGTGGCGGGACGCCATATCGCTCTGGTGGATGATGTCGTGACAACAGGCGCTACCGTCGCGGAACTCTCCCGCCTGCTTTTGCGAAGCGGCGCGGCGTCGGTTCAGGTATGGTGTCTGTGTCGAACCTTGTAGCGCCCTCTGGTTGGGCGTATTATACCCAGGTAATTTAGTCAACTATTAGGCCAATGCTATGATCCGTATTTCCGATGCTGCACAAGCGCACTTTGCCAAACTGCTGGCAAATCAGGAAGAAGGGACCCAGATCCGCGTATTCGTGATCAACCCGGGCACCCCGAATGCAGAATGCGGCGTCTCTTATTGCCCACCGGATGCTGTGGAAGCAACTGACACCGCCCTGAAGTTTGAGCAACTCACTGCCTATGTCGATGAGCTGAGCTCACCGTATCTGGAAGATGCGGAAATTGATTTTGTAACCGACCAGTTGGGTTCACAGTTAACGCTGAAAGCGCCAAACGCCAAAATGCGTAAAGTGACCGACGATGCCCCGCTGATGGAGCGCGTTGAGTACCTGCTGCAGTCCCAGATTAACCCGCAGCTGGCTGGCCACGGTGGTCGCGTCTCCCTGATGGAGATCACCGAAGACGGTCTGGCCATTCTGCAGTTTGGCGGCGGCTGTAACGGCTGTTCCATGGTCGACGTCACCCTGAAAGAAGGGATCGAGAAGCAGCTGCTGAACGAGTTCCCGGAGCTGAAAGGCGTACGCGATCTGACAGAACACCAGCGCGGCGAACACTCTTACTATTAAGTTTCCGCTATCTGTTGCCCGGCGCTAAACGCTGCCGGGCAAACTCCCCTGCTTTCCCTGCCTCATAACATGACCTGCGTCTCAGAATTCACATTTTGACCGCCAGGGTCATTCTCAAGCCGCACATGTTACCCGTATCATTCTCGTGGGCACTAAAACAGCTTTACGCCGACCGACTAAACTTAAGATTTAGAAGGCAGCCAGCCTGTGTGCCATCAGTTAGCCGTTCCCAGTTGGGGCAACATTAATATGTCGTTGAAACAATGACGTTACCCATAACAATTTTAAGGCCAGATAATCATGCCATTAGTCATCGTCGCTATCGGTGTAATCCTGTTACTGCTCTTGATGATCCGTTTCAAAATGAACGGTTTTATCGCCCTTGTTCTGGTGGCACTTGCTGTCGGCCTGATGCAGGGTATGCCGCTGGTAAAAGTTATCAGCTCCATTAAAGCTGGGGTGGGCGGTACGCTCGGTAGCCTGGCGCTGATCATGGGCTTCGGCGCCATGCTCGGTAAAATGCTGGCTGACTGCGGTGGCGCACAGCGCATCGCGACCACGCTGATTGCCAAATTCGGCAAAAATAACATTCAGTGGGCGGTGGTTTTAACCGGCTTCACCGTGGGTTTCGCCCTGTTCTACGAAGTGGGCTTCGTGCTGATGCTGCCGCTGGTGTTTACCATCGCCGCGTCTGCCAGCATCCCGCTGCTGTATGTGGGCGTACCGATGGCCGCTGCGCTGTCCGTAACCCACGGCTTCCTGCCGCCGCACCCGGGCCCAACCGCTATCGCCACCATCTTCCATGCGGACATGGGTAAAACCCTGCTGTTCGGTACCATCCTTGCGATCCCGACAGTTATTCTGGCCGGCCCGGTCTTTGCCCGCTGCCTGAAAGGTATCGACAAGCCGATCCCGGAAGGTCTGTACAGCGCGAAAACCTTTACCGAAGCCGAGATGCCAAGCTTTGCGGTCAGCGTCTGGACCTCTCTGGTACCGGTCGTGCTGATGGCTATGCGTGCCGTCTGCGAGATGATCCTGCCGAAAGGCCATCCGGTTCTGGGCGTCGCCGAGTTCCTGGGTGACCCGGTGATGGCAACCCTGATTGCCGTTCTGATTGCGCTGTTCACCTTCGGTCTGAACCGTGGCCGTTCCATGGACCAGATCAACGACACCCTGAGCTCTTCGATCAAAATCATCGCCATGATGCTGCTGATCATCGGTGGTGGCGGTGCGTTCAAACAGGTTCTGGTTGATAGCGGCGTGGACAAGTACATCGCTTCCATGATGCATGAAACCAACATCTCCCCCATCCTGATGGCATGGTCTATCGCGGCGGTCCTGCGTATCGCGCTGGGTTCCGCAACCGTTGCGGCTATCACCGCGGGTGGTATCGTTGCTCCGCTGATTGCGACCACCGGCGTTAGCCCTGAGCTGATGGTTATCGCGGTCGGTTCCGGTAGCGTGATTTTCTCCCACGTAAACGATCCGGGCTTCTGGCTGTTCAAGGAGTACTTCAACCTGACCATCGGTGAGACCATCAAATCCTGGTCCATGCTGGAAACCATCATCTCGGTTTGCGGGCTGATCGGGTGTCTGCTGCTGGGTATGGTTGTCTGATGTGACATTGCCGGGTGGCGGCTACGCCTTACCCGGCCTACAAAACTGAACCGGTGAACGTGCGACAATTATCCGCCTAATCCCCGTAGGCCCGGTAAGCGCAGCGCCACCGGGCAATAAAAAACCCGCCATCTGGCGGGTTTTTGTTTTACTTCTTCGCAGCCGCTTTTCGCCGCTTGTCCAGGTCCTTAATCAGCTTGTTCACCCCTTCGTCAGCAAACATCGCTTCAAGCGAGGTGGACAACTTACGCCGCCAGTTTTTGTACTGGTAGCTGGTGCCCGGAATGTTCACCGGCTCCGCCATATCGATCCAGTCTTCCGGCTGTAGCCCTAACAGGGCGCTGTTACTGTCGGCGATGTAACGCTGCAGGCCGCGGTTAAGCGTGGCGGTCATCGACATCATCGACGCCTTATGCCCGGTGCGTTTCGGCAGGCAACCGTGCGCGTGCAGCGCATCCAGCAAACCCTGCTTCGACAGCTCGCGATCCTGGTACAGGCCGCGCAGCATCACGTCGTCAGGGTAGAGACCCAGCGTCTTGCCCAGGGTAAGGTCACCGCTGTCCCACCAGCCCCGAAGCGTAGGAAGGTCATGCGTCGTCGCGACTGCCATTGATTGTTCTGGATACGCCTCCGGCGCGCGGAAGTTCTTCTCAAGGTCGTTTTCAAAATAGAGCACTTTGTAGGAGTAAACGCCGCTGTCACGCAGCTTGCTGACGATTTCCACCGGCACGGTGCCGAGATCTTCGCCAATCACCATGCAGTTGTGGCGCTTACTCTCGAGGGCAAGGATAGAGAGCAGATCGTCCACCGGATAATGCACATAGGCCCCGTGGTCGGCGGTTTCGCCATATGGGATCCACCACAGACGCAGGACCGACATCACGTGGTCGATACGCAGCGCGCCGCAGTTCTGCATGTTGGCGCGCAGCAGCTCGATAAAGGGCTCATAGGCGCGGGCCGCAATCACATGGGGATCCATCGGCGGCAGGCCCCAGTTCTGACCCAGCGGGCCAAGAATATCCGGCGGCGCACCGACAGACGCTTTCAGGCAGTAGAGCTCGCGATCGCACCAGGTCTCCGCCCCGCCCTCGGCCACGCCCACCGCCAGGTCGCGGTAAAGACCAATCGGCATGTCGTAGCCCTGGCTCTCCTGCCAGCAGGCCGCAAACTGGCTGTAAGCCAGCCACTGCAACCAGAGGTAGAAATCGACCTCTTCGGCATGCTCTTCGCAAAACGCTTTCACCGCAGGGGAATTGACGGACTGATACTGCTCAGGCCAGACCGGCCAGCCCCAGCGCATTTCGTCCTCTTTCACCTGATACGCATGCAGCGCGTCAAACGCCGCCTGCCAGTAGAGGCTCTCCCCTTCCCGGGTAACAAACTCGCGGAACGCCGCCATCTGGTCGTCCTCACGCTGCGCAAAGCCTTTCCACGCCATGCGCAGGGCGGCCATCTTCAGCGCGGTGACGCTGGCGTAATCCACCCACTCGGCATCGCGGGCGCGCTGCAGCGCCTGACGGGTGGTCTCCATGCCCCACCACGCCTGGGCCTCGTCGCTGTTGCGGAAATCTTCAACGGCGTTCACGTCGATGTAAATCACGTTCAGCCAGCGACGGGACGACGGGCTGTACGGGCTGGCGCTCTCCGGGTTGGCCGGATAGAGCGCGTGAATAGGGTTGAGGCCGATAAAGGCCCCGCTGCGCTTGCCGACATCGGTCAGCATCTTTTTCAGATCGCCGAAATCGCCGATCCCCCAGTTAGCCTCAGAGCGCAGGGTGTAGAGCTGCACGCAGGCGCCCCACAGCTTCTTGCCCTCTTTCAGCGCCTGCGGCTCGTAGCAGCGTTTTGGCGCCACAATCACCCGACAGTGCCAGCGACTGCCGTCCTGGGTCAGCGTCAGGGTGTGGTAGCCCTCCGGCAGTTTTGCCGGAAGGTTGAGTTTTTTACCGCCCGTGGCATGGCCTTTGTGCTGATGCCCCTCTTCAGTGGTCAGCAGCCAGCTAAATTCGCCGCTGCCTTCGAGGGTCAGCGGCATCTTTTTCCCGGTGGTGTAGACCATCACGTTCGGGACGGGAGTCACCGCCGCTTTCGCGACGGGTTTGGCTTTATGCATGGCATCCAGCAAACGTCTCTTGGTTTCAGCACCAATAGACTGCGGTTTACCATGAGCATTGATGTAGCTGGGGCTGATCCCCGCCGCCAGCGCGGCATTATCGAGACGTTTACTTTCCATCGCGCTTCCTTAGCGTTTTGCCTGCCAGATGCGGGCCTGGTAGTCGCGGATTGAACGGTCGGAGCTGAACATGCCGCAGCGCGCGGTGTTCAGAATGCACGCCCGGGTCCAGGCTTCCTGGTCACGGTACAGAACATCAACCTGCTTCTGCGCCTCGACGTAGCCGGCAAAGTCCGCCATCAGCAGGTACGGGTCGCCGCCCTGCTTGCCGATGCTGTGCAGCATCTGGTCGAATGCGTGCTTGTCGCCGTCGCTGTATTTGCCGCTCTCCAGCTCTTTCAGTACCGCATCCAGCAGTTTGTCTTTTTTACGCCATTTCACCGGGTCGTAACCTTTGGCTTTGATGGCTTTCACCTCTTCCACAGTATGGCCGAAGATAAAGATGTTCTCGTCGCCCACCTGCTCGGCGATCTCCACGTTCGCGCCGTCCAGCGTACCCACGGTCAGCGCGCCGTTCAGGGCCAGCTTCATGTTGCCGGTGCCGGAGGCCTCTTTACCGGCGGTCGAAATCTGCTCGGAGACATCCGCCGCCGGGATCAGCAGCTCAGCCGCAGAGACGCAGTAATCCGGCAGGAAGACCACTTTCAACTTGTCGCCCACTTTCGGATCGTTATTCACCGCGTCGGCCACTTTATTGATAGCGAAGATGATGTTTTTTGCCAGGTAGTAACCCGGCGCCGCTTTCGCGCCAAACAGGAACACGCGCGGCACGCGGTCGGCCTGCGGGTTCTCGCGGATCTCTTTGTAGAGCGCCAGAATGTGCAGCAGGTTCAGGTGCTGACGCTTGTACTCGTGCAGACGTTTAATCTGGATATCAAAAATCGCGTTCGGGTTGATCTCAATCCCGGTGCGGGTTTTGACGAACGCCGCCAGGCGCACTTTGTTGTCCTGCTTGATGGTGCGGTAGGTCTCGCGAAACGCCGCATCGTCAGCATACTTTTCCAGGTTGATCAGCTGGTCGAGATCGTTAGCCCACTCTTTGTCGAGCGAGGCGTCCAGCAGCGCGGCCAGTTTCGGGTTGCACTGTTTGATCCAGCGACGCGGCGTGATGCCGTTGGTGACGTTGTGGAACTTGTTCGGCCACAGCTGGTGATATTCCGGGAACAGATCTTTCACCACCAGGTCGGAGTGCAGTGCCGCCACGCCGTTCACCGCAAAACCGCTCACCACGCACAGGTTAGCCATGCGAACCTGCTTGTCGAAGACCACCGCCAGCTTCGCCCAGACCGCTTTATCGCCCGGCCAGGTTTTATCAACCAGCTTCTTAAAGCGGTTGTTGATCTCGTTGATGATCTGCATATGACGAGGCAGCAGGGTTTTAATCAGCTTCTCGTCCCAGCACTCCAGCGCCTCTGGCATCAGGGTGTGGTTGGTGTAGGCGAAGGTCTTGCTGGTGATGGCCCAGGCGTCGTCCCAGCTCAGCTGATGCTCATCGATCAGCACGCGCAGCAGTTCCGGGATGGCGATGGTCGGGTGGGTGTCGTTCAGCTGGATCACTTCGTAATCCGCCAGTTCGGTGAGTTTGCGGCCCGCCAGGTGATGGCGACGCAGGATATCGGCCACGGAACAGGCGCACTGGAAGTACTGCTGCATCAGGCGCAGCTTTTTACCCGCCAGATGGTTGTCGTTCGGGTAGAGAACTTTGGTCAGCTTGTCGGCGTCGATGCCCTGCTGCTCGGCACGCAGGAAATCGCCGTCGTTGAATCGGGTCAGGTTGAACGGATGAGCGTGCGTCGCCTGCCACAGGCGCAGCGGCTGCGCCACGCCGTTACGGTAGCCCAGCACCGGCAGATCCCAGGCCTGGCCGGTGATGGTGAAGCCCGGCTCCCACTGGCCCGCTTTCGTCACTTTACCGCCAATGCCCACCTGCACATCCAGCGCTTCGTTGTGGCGGAACCACGGGTAGCTGCCGCGATGCCAGTCATCCGGGGCTTCCATCTGCTGGCCGTCGGCGAATGACTGGCGGAACAGACCGTACTGGTAGTTCAGACCATAGCCAGTAGCCGACTGGCCTACCGTCGCCATCGAGTCGAGGAAACAGGCCGCCAGACGACCCAGGCCGCCGTTGCCCAGCGCCGGATCGATCTCCTCTTCCAGCAGGTCGGTCAGGTGGATGTTGTGCGTGCTCAGCACGTCGCTCACCTCCTGATACCAGCCGAGGTTCAGCAGGTTGTTGCCGGTCAGACGGCCAATCAGGAACTCCATCGAAATATAGTTGACGTGGCGCTGACCTTTCACCGGTTTTACCGCGGGTTGGGCGCTCAGCAGCTCGGCGAGCGCTCCGCTGACGGCCTGCCACCACTGGCGGGAGGTCATCTCTTCAGCGGCATGTAGTCCAAAACGCTGCCACTGACGCGTCAGGGCAGCCTGGAATTGAGCTTTGTTGAAAGTAGGCTGTGACATAGGGAATCTGCATCCTGTAGAGAGAAATTAACACGTTGGTGCTAGTGTGCCTGGCTCCTTATGGCTCTTCCTCCTCCCGCCGGGGATTAGGCGGGGAGGAGTAGCGGGGATGAGCGATAAAGTGTGATCGCGGCCACTTTCTGCTGCCGGAGTGTGGGGCATTGAGGATGAAATTAACGGGAAGAGGCTCAAAAAAATGAAATGCGGTTTCGCCTGAAATATACCGCACGGAAATAATTACTTACCCGACGTAATATCACTCAGAATTTACTGCATCTCAAATCGTTATTTCAGGAAAGTAATCATTCCACGACTTAATTAAC
This DNA window, taken from Leclercia adecarboxylata, encodes the following:
- the feoB gene encoding Fe(2+) transporter permease subunit FeoB — translated: MKKLTIGLIGNPNSGKTTLFNQLTGARQRVGNWAGVTVERKEGLFTTTDNQVTLVDLPGTYSLTTISSQTSLDEQIACHYILSGDADLLINVVDASNLERNLYLTLQLLELGIPCVVALNMLDIAEKQQIRIDVDALSARLGCPVVPLVSTRARGIDALKLAIDRHSRNADVELVHYPQPLLREAGILAQEMAHSMPLKQRNWLGLQMLEGDIYSRAYAGDAAQQLDASLARLNDELDDPALHIADARYQSINAICDVVSNALTAEPSRFTRAMDRVILNRFLGLPVFLLVMYVMFLLAINIGGALQPLFDVGSVAIFIHGIQWLGYTLHLPEWLTIFLAQGLGGGINTVLPLVPQIGMMYLFLSFLEDSGYMARAAFVMDRLMQALGLPGKSFVPLIVGFGCNVPSVMGARTLDAPRERLMTIMMAPFMSCGARLAIFAVFAAAFFGQEGALAVFSLYVLGIVMAILTGLMLKHTIMRGEATPFVMELPVYHVPHLKSLLIQTWQRLKGFVLRAGKVIVVVSIFLSALNSFTLSGQAADNINDSALASVSRVITPLFKPIGVHEDNWQATVGLFTGAMAKEVVVGTLNTLYTAENIQEAEFNPADFHLGDELFSAVDETWQSLKETFSLSVLANPIEASKGDGEMATGAMGVMSEKFGSASAAYSYLIFVLLYIPCISVMGAIARESSRGWMGFSVLWGLNIAYSLATVYYQTVNFNQHPQYSLACILAVVLFNVLVIGLLRRARSRVDVNLLVKGRTAAACCESPASDCH
- the gntT gene encoding gluconate transporter, translating into MPLVIVAIGVILLLLLMIRFKMNGFIALVLVALAVGLMQGMPLVKVISSIKAGVGGTLGSLALIMGFGAMLGKMLADCGGAQRIATTLIAKFGKNNIQWAVVLTGFTVGFALFYEVGFVLMLPLVFTIAASASIPLLYVGVPMAAALSVTHGFLPPHPGPTAIATIFHADMGKTLLFGTILAIPTVILAGPVFARCLKGIDKPIPEGLYSAKTFTEAEMPSFAVSVWTSLVPVVLMAMRAVCEMILPKGHPVLGVAEFLGDPVMATLIAVLIALFTFGLNRGRSMDQINDTLSSSIKIIAMMLLIIGGGGAFKQVLVDSGVDKYIASMMHETNISPILMAWSIAAVLRIALGSATVAAITAGGIVAPLIATTGVSPELMVIAVGSGSVIFSHVNDPGFWLFKEYFNLTIGETIKSWSMLETIISVCGLIGCLLLGMVV
- the feoA gene encoding ferrous iron transporter A, coding for MQFTPDSAWKITGFTREISPAYRQKLLSLGMLPGSSFNVVRVAPLGDPIHIETRRVNLVLRKKDLALIEVEALSQ
- the gntX gene encoding DNA utilization protein GntX; the encoded protein is MLTVPGLCWLCRMPLALGHWGVCSLCERGIAARTCCCPQCGLPAFNPHLPCGRCLRKPPPWQALVAVCGYTPPVSPLVHQFKFSRRTQLAQPLARLLLLALLLARRSRALPRVDMMVCVPLWSRRHWRRGFNQSDLLCRPLARWLNCRYVPDAIRRIRATPAQHQLSARLRKRNLQHAFALELPVAGRHIALVDDVVTTGATVAELSRLLLRSGAASVQVWCLCRTL
- a CDS encoding YdgH/BhsA/McbA-like domain containing protein, with translation MKLVTGIVASLVIGSLSFGVMAAEEIQKDKVKEMNLTKVGTVSTSDTTAPMDARKELSQKADELGGKYYVVTSANKDQKDIRATAEVYK
- the nfuA gene encoding Fe-S biogenesis protein NfuA, encoding MIRISDAAQAHFAKLLANQEEGTQIRVFVINPGTPNAECGVSYCPPDAVEATDTALKFEQLTAYVDELSSPYLEDAEIDFVTDQLGSQLTLKAPNAKMRKVTDDAPLMERVEYLLQSQINPQLAGHGGRVSLMEITEDGLAILQFGGGCNGCSMVDVTLKEGIEKQLLNEFPELKGVRDLTEHQRGEHSYY
- the feoC gene encoding [Fe-S]-dependent transcriptional repressor FeoC, with the protein product MASLIEVRDLLALQGRMEATQLSQILHTPQAMIEAMLQRLEAMGKAKRIQEDADGCLTGSCKSCPEGKACLREWWALR
- the malQ gene encoding 4-alpha-glucanotransferase, with product MESKRLDNAALAAGISPSYINAHGKPQSIGAETKRRLLDAMHKAKPVAKAAVTPVPNVMVYTTGKKMPLTLEGSGEFSWLLTTEEGHQHKGHATGGKKLNLPAKLPEGYHTLTLTQDGSRWHCRVIVAPKRCYEPQALKEGKKLWGACVQLYTLRSEANWGIGDFGDLKKMLTDVGKRSGAFIGLNPIHALYPANPESASPYSPSSRRWLNVIYIDVNAVEDFRNSDEAQAWWGMETTRQALQRARDAEWVDYASVTALKMAALRMAWKGFAQREDDQMAAFREFVTREGESLYWQAAFDALHAYQVKEDEMRWGWPVWPEQYQSVNSPAVKAFCEEHAEEVDFYLWLQWLAYSQFAACWQESQGYDMPIGLYRDLAVGVAEGGAETWCDRELYCLKASVGAPPDILGPLGQNWGLPPMDPHVIAARAYEPFIELLRANMQNCGALRIDHVMSVLRLWWIPYGETADHGAYVHYPVDDLLSILALESKRHNCMVIGEDLGTVPVEIVSKLRDSGVYSYKVLYFENDLEKNFRAPEAYPEQSMAVATTHDLPTLRGWWDSGDLTLGKTLGLYPDDVMLRGLYQDRELSKQGLLDALHAHGCLPKRTGHKASMMSMTATLNRGLQRYIADSNSALLGLQPEDWIDMAEPVNIPGTSYQYKNWRRKLSTSLEAMFADEGVNKLIKDLDKRRKAAAKK
- the bioH gene encoding pimeloyl-ACP methyl ester esterase BioH translates to MNTLWWQTVGTGNCHLVLLHGWGLNAEVWRCVSEELASQFTLHLVDLPGFGRSRDFGAMSLEEMAEQVLAQAPDKAIWLGWSLGGLVASQIALDHPERVQALVTVASSPCFSARDGWPGIKPEVLAGFQQQLSDDFQRTVERFLALQTMGTESARQDARLLKSTVLALPMPEVNVLNGGLEILKTADLREPLAALSLPHLRIYGYLDGLVPRKIVPLLDAQWPQSEALILAKAAHAPFISHPAEFCAALMALSQRLN